A stretch of Hypomesus transpacificus isolate Combined female unplaced genomic scaffold, fHypTra1 scaffold_156, whole genome shotgun sequence DNA encodes these proteins:
- the setd6 gene encoding N-lysine methyltransferase setd6, with protein MATDAKRLKVDDSSATDGFEVKPLQVFLRWCDQVGLTLSSKVYVSKEGTVSEYGMLAKEDIEEGEVLFSIPRSALLNQSTTQVSAVLEEAKASLENTSGWVPLLLSLLSEYTSPQSFWKPYLSLWPNFKALDQPMFWSKEEREQLLKGTGVREAVDTDLTNIQKEYQDIVLPFILLHPDLWSPQTHTLELYTRLVAFVMAYSFQEPLEDEEEEDDKDPNPPMMVPMADMLNHVANHNANLEYTPEFLKMVCVRSIREGEEVFNTYGQMANWQLLHMYGFAEPYHSNSNDTADIPMSNVYKAAVQATKTESEQRLLVDKWNTLCEMEMVGEKGVFIFGKSGSLTDTEMYTTLKILCMSAEEFGEFRENEGWEEAEEDEEEKITQALCNEGLPGLPAPWRRLLRAAAGFTLASFREDLQKDRAMLENAATLTSRQQRALQVRCGQKTILNQLMELTKP; from the exons ATGGCAACAGATGCTAAAAGACTCAAG GTTGATGACAGCTCAGCTACTGACGGGTTTGAGGTCAAACCTCTTCAGGTCTTTCTGCGGTGGTGTGACCAAGTCGGACTGACTCTAAGCAGCAAG GTTTATGTAAGTAAGGAAGGTACAGTATCCGAGTATGGCATGCTAGCAAAGGAGGAcatagaggaaggagaggtgcTCTTCTCCATTCCCAGATCAGCCCTTCTCAACCAGAGCACCACCCAAGTCTCTGCTGTCCTGGAGGAAG CCAAGGCATCTCTGGAGAACACCTCTGGCTGGGTGCCActgctcctgtctctgctgtctgAGTACACCTCTCCCCAGTCCTTCTGGAAaccctacctctccctctggCCCAACTTCAAGGCCTTGGACCAGCCCATGTTCTG GTCTAAGGAGGAGCGGGAGCAGCTGCTGAAGGGGACAGGGGTGCGGGAGGCGGTGGACACAGACCTGACCAACATCCAGAAGGAGTACCAGGACATCGTCCTGCCCTTTATCCTCCTCCACCCGGACCTGTGgagcccccagacacacacgctgGAACTCTACACACGCCTGGTGGCCTTTGTTATGGCCTACAG tTTCCAGGAGCctttggaggatgaggaggaagaagatgatAAGGACCCCAACCCACCAATGATGGTGCCCATGGCAGACATGTTGAACCACGTAGCCAACCACAATGCCAATCTGGAATACACCCCG GAGTTTCTgaagatggtgtgtgtgcgcagcatcagggaaggagaggaagtctTCAACACTTACGGCCAGATGGCTAACTGGCAGCTCCTGCACATGTATGGCTTTGCTGAGCCGTATCATAGCAACAGCAACGACACGGCCGACATCCCAATGTCCAACGTCTACAAAGCTGCCGTGCAGG CGACCAAGACAGAGAGTGAGCAGCGCCTCCTTGTGGACAAGTGGAACACTCTGTGTGAGATGGAGATggtgggagagaagggggtcTTCATATTTGGCAAATCTGGCTcgctcacagacacagagatgtaCACCACCCTCAAG ATATTGTGCATGTCAGCGGAGGAGTTTGGGGAGTTTCGAGAGAacgagggatgggaggaggcggaggaggacgaggaggagaagatCACCCAGGCTCTGTGTAACGAGGGTCTGCCAGGGCTGCCAGCTCCCTGGAGGCGTCTGCTGCGTGCGGCGGCAGGGTTCACGCTGGCTTCCTTCAGGGAGGACCTGCAGAAGGACCGGGCCATGCTGGAGAACGCGGCCACCCTGACCTCCAGACAGCAGAGGGCGCTACAGGTCCGCTGCGGGCAGAAGACCATCCTGAACCAGCTGATGGAGCTCACTAAACCATGA
- the LOC124488950 gene encoding cytochrome P450 2F2-like, protein MLSTLVLLWLSVCLLFFLLRTRRAKNFPPGPQPIPIFGNLLQLNLENPIVDLNRLSERYGKVFSLYFGGRPAVILTGTQATRAALVSKAVDFAGRPHSLLLNHLTQGKGVIMADYGPSWREHRRFALMTLRNFGLGKQSMEERILGETEYVSALLEESVGKSVDPQTLFHNAACDIICSVMFGARYEYDHQFFQAMIRMMAENSKIANGPWGMIYDTMPLLRSLPLPFQRALRDYNTIKLHVLEIIQKHRATRVPLQPRDVIDCYLDQMDKRRDDDSSLFDDRQMITLLLDLLFAGTDTTSNTIRSTILYLMTHPEVQERCQQEIDTVLEGKTQVSFEDRHKMPYMQAVIQESQRYASTLPLSVFHCTTRDTELMGYSIPKGTLVIPNLSSVLNEEGQWKFPYEFNPENFLNDQGEIQKNESFMPFSVGPRMCLGEGLARMELFLILVTLLRRFQFVWPEDAGEPDFTPVFGVTQAPKPYNINVQIRNARKAEDRQPVV, encoded by the exons ATGCTGAGCACACTGGTGCTGCTCTGGctatctgtctgcctcctcttctttctcctacGGACACGCAGAGCCAAGAATTTCCCGCCAGGACCGCAACCCATCCCTATATTTGGAAATTTGCTGCAGCTGAATCTGGAAAACCCCATTGTTGACCTAAACAGA ctGTCGGAACGCTATGGGAAGGTGTTTAGCCTGTACTTCGGAGGAAGACCAGCGGTCATCTTGACTGGGACTCAGGCCACGAGAGCAGCGCTGGTCAGCAAGGCTGTGGACTTCGCTGGACGCCCCCATAGCCTCCTCCTCAACCACCTCACCCAGGGCAAAG GTGTCATCATGGCGGATTACGGACCCAGCTGGAGAGAACACCGACGCTTCGCTCTGATGACCCTCAGGAACTTCGGCCTGGGCAAGCAGTCCATGGAGGAGAGGATTCTGGGAGAGACTGAGTATGTTAGTGCTCTGCTGGAGGAAAGCGTGG GGAAGTCCGTGGACCCTCAGACACTTTTCCACAACGCCGCCTGTGACATCATCTGCTCCGTCATGTTTGGAGCGCGCTACGAGTACGATCACCAGTTCTTCCAGGCCATGATCAGGATGATGGCAGAGAACTCCAAGATAGCCAACGGCCCCTGGGGCATG atctACGACACCATGCCACTACTGAGGAGTCTCCCCCTGCCTTTCCAGCGAGCTCTGAGAGACTACAACACCATCAAGCTCCATGTCCTGGAGATCATCCAGAAACACAGGGCCACCCGCGTCCCGCTGCAGCCCAGAGACGTCATCGACTGCTACCTCGACCAGATGGACAAGAGG AGAGATGACGACAGTTCACTGTTTGATGACCGCCAGATGATAACTCTTCTGCTGGACCTGCTGTTTGCTGGGACAGACACCACCTCTAACACTATTCGCAGCACCATCCTTTACCTCATGACACACCCCGAGGTGCAGG AGCGCTGTCAGCAGGAGATTGacacagtcctggagggtaAGACCCAGGTCAGCTTCGAGGACAGACACAAGATGCCCTACATGCAGGCTGTGATCCAGGAGTCGCAGCGCTACGCCAGTACCTTGCCCCTCAGTGTGTTCCACTGCACCACAAGGGACACAGAGCTGATGGGGTACAGCATTCCCAAG GGGACTCTGGTCATCCCCAACCTGTCCTCTGTGCTCAATGAGGAGGGTCAGTGGAAGTTTCCTTATGAGTTCAACCCTGAGAACTTCCTCAACGACCagggagagatacagaaaaATGAGTCCTTCATGCCTTTCTCTGTCG GACCTCGTATGTGTCTGGGTGAGGGTCTGGCTCGTATGGAGCTCTTCCTCATCTTGGTGACTCTGCTGAGACGATTCCAGTTTGTCTGGCCAGAGGACGCGGGCGAGCCAGACTTCACCCCTGTGTTCGGAGTCACTCAGGCACCCAAACCCTACAACATAAATGTCCAGATACGAAATGCCAGGAAGGCTGAAGACAGACAACCTGTTGTCTAG
- the LOC124488931 gene encoding cytochrome P450 2F2-like, whose amino-acid sequence MFALILLCLGFCLLYMLTRIQKPKNFPPGPRPLPILGNLLHLSLDNPMKDFEKMAKRFGSVYSLYIGSRPAVVLNGFEAMKEALLTKSTDFAGRPQDMMVNRITRGKGVILVDYGSSWKEHRRFALMTLRNFGMGKNSMEERIHGEIQHIIDSLEKSVGTTMNPQVMFHNAASNIICLILFGNRYEYNDEFLVTFVRLFTENAKMTNGPWSMIYDSFPMLRNLPLPFQKAFRNAELAQKMALKLVEQHKETRVPGEPRDFMDCYLEEMTKRDDDSSFNEDQMMMYVLDLHFAGTDTTSNTLLTAFLYLVAFPNIQERCQQEIDQFLEGKARVSFEDRHQMHYMHAFAHEAQRIASTVPLSVFHSTTKDTSVAGYSIPKGTLIIPNLTSVLYEEGYWKFPNEFNPENFLNDQGEFHKPEAFLPFSLGPRMCLGEGLARMELFLILVTLLRRFQFVWPEEAGEPDFTPVFGVTLSPKPYRMGIQRRGTRQGGNI is encoded by the exons ATGTTTGCCCTGATACTGCTGTGCCTCGGCTTCTGCCTCCTCTACATGCTCACCCGAATCCAAAAGCCCAAGAATTTTCCTCCGGGCCCTCGACCTCTCCCGATACTTGGGAATTTGCTTCATCTGAGTTTGGACAATCCCATGAAAGACTTTGAGAAG ATGGCAAAGCGCTTTGGCAGCGTGTACAGCCTCTACATCGGTTCCAGGCCCGCCGTAGTTTTGAACGGGTTTGAAGCCATGAAGGAAGCTCTTCTGACCAAGTCTACAGACTTCGCTGGACGACCCCAGGACATGATGGTTAACCGCATCACCCGAGGAAAAG GCGTCATCTTGGTAGACTATGGATCAAGCTGGAAAGAACACCGGCGCTTCGCTCTGATGACCCTAAGGAACTTCGGCATGGGGAAGAATTCCATGGAGGAGAGGATTCATGGAGAAATACAGCACATCATAGATTCGTTGGAGAAAAGTGTTG gTACGACCATGAACCCCCAGGTTATGTTCCATAATGCTGCATCCAACATCATCTGCCTCATCCTCTTCGGTAACCGTTATGAGTACAATGATGAGTTCCTTGTGACATTTGTTCGGCTCTTCACTGAGAACGCAAAGATGACAAATGGACCTTGGTCCATG ATTTATGACAGTTTTCCTATGCTGAGGAATCTGCCACTGCCTTTCCAGAAGGCCTTCCGCAACGCAGAACTAGCTCAAAAGATGGCCCTTAAACTGGTGGAGCAACACAAGGAGACCAGGGTCCCTGGGGAACCCAGAGACTTCATGGACTGCTACCTGGAGGAGATGACCAAA AGAGATGACGATTCATCCTTCAATGAGGACCAGATGATGATGTATGTCCTGGACCTGCACTTTGCTGGCACCGACACAACCTCCAACACACTTCTCACCGCCTTCCTCTACCTTGTGGCCTTCCCGAACATTCAGG AACGCTGTCAGCAGGAGATTGACCAGTTCCTGGAGGGGAAGGCCCGGGTCAGCTTTGAGGACAGACACCAGATGCACTACATGCATGCTTTTGCCCACGAGGCCCAGCGTATAGCCAGCACTGTGCCCCTCAGCGTGTTCCACAGCACTACCAAAGACACCAGCGTGGCAGGCTACAGCATCCCCAAG GGGACTCTGATCATTCCCAACCTCACTTCTGTGCTCTATGAAGAGGGTTACTGGAAGTTTCCTAATGAGTTCAACCCTGAGAACTTCCTAAACGACCAAGGAGAGTTCCATAAGCCTGAGGCATTTTTGCCTTTCTCCCTGG GACCTCGAATGTGTCTGGGTGAGGGTCTGGCTCGTATGGAGCTCTTCCTCATCTTGGTGACTCTGCTGAGACGATTCCAGTTTGTCTGGCCAGAGGAAGCAGGCGAGCCAGACTTCACCCCTGTGTTCGGAGTCACTCTGTCCCCCAAACCCTACAGAATGGGTATCCAGCGGAGAGGGACCCGGCAAGGGGGCAACATATAA